From the genome of bacterium:
CGCGGCACACACCGAGGCGCCCGCCAGGCGCACCCAGACCTGCTGTCGCTCGCGGAGCCCCCGCTGGAGCGCGATCCCCAGGAACGCCCCGGCCAGGTGGAGCCCGGCGGTCGCCGTCGCGAAGCCGGCCGCGTAGGTGAAGCCCCCGACCCCGACAGGCATCTCCGCGCCGTGGGCGGCGCCGTGGAACGCGGCGAACAGCGCGATGAGCGCCACCGCCGCCGCGGCCGGGACCTTCGCCGCCAGGGCGATCAGGAGACCCAGCACGAAGACCGAGGCGAGGATCCCCGCCTCCACGCCCGGGAGGCCGACGCCGCTCATCGCCAGCGCGCCGGCCACGACCATCGTCGCGACGAAGGTGAGCGGCAGCGCCCACACGGCACGACCGCCGCGCTGGGCCGCCCACAACCCGACGGCGAACATGGCCAGGAGGTGATCCCACCCGGAGAACGGGTGCTCGAACCCGTGCAGGAACCCGTGCGGAATCGTTGTATCGGGATGGGCTGCCGCCACGGATGGGACAGCGGCCAGCAGGAGCGCGGCCGCACCGATCGATCGAACGGCTGCACGCATGGTTCAGTCGACTCCGTGAAGAGAAGAGATCTCAGGACTCGCGCGCGAGCATTCTGCGGCCCGGACGGCGGCCGCGCAACTCCCGGAGTCGCCTGGCTGGAGCAACACCCCGCAGAGGCCCTGGGCGACGGAACGCGCCGCCGCCACGCGGCCCGTGCTGCGCCTCACTCCACGATGAGCCGGTAGGCGACCACCGCCGTCTCATCGAACCCACCGGTCTCGAACGCCCACACGCGGTCACCCGCTGCGGCAACCAGCACTGCCCGGGGGGCGCCTGGGCCTCGCCCAGGTAGCGGCCGTCCGCATCGAAGACGTCGGAGCGCGCGCCGCGCGGGCCGTGGAGTTGCCCGACCGCGAACGGATCGCTCCGGTCCCGCCGCACCCATAGCCAGCCGTCGGCGCTGAAGAACAGGCGTGCGTAGGGGGCGGGCTGCTCGGGTCGCGGCGCGTTGCGCAGCGCGACCGCCAACTCCTCCATGCGCTCGGGGACCCCGGTCTCGAGCCGCTCGGCGGCCGTGAGCGGCAGCGGCGGCGCTTCGCGGCAGATCCGGAGCAGCGGCGCGCCCGTCGTATCGAGCACGGTGATGCTGGACGACGCGTCCTCGCCGCCGACCGCGATGCGCCCGTCCGCCGCGAGCGCGCCGACCACGCGCGGCACGCCCGGGAGCGCCCAGCCCTCGTAACGCCCTTCACCGACCACGGGGATCGGCGCGATCGCAAGGGTGTCCGGCTCGTCTCTCCCTGGCGGCAGGGACAGCAAGGAGGTGAAGAAGAGCTCCGGCGCCTGCGGGTCCGGCCGCGCGCCCGGCGCCAGCGCGACCGCTCCGCGGGCATCCACGCCCACCCACTCGAGCTCGCCGGAGAGCAGCACCGGTGCGGTCAGCGCATGATGCACGGGGCTGTCCGGCGCGACCGCGCCCTCGGCCGAGCGGAAGACCACCTTGCTGTTCTCGATGTCGAAGACGGCGAGGTGGCCCTCAGCGGTCCACGCGGCCGCGGCGGGCCGCAGCGTCTCTCCCGGGCCCCGCCCCTTGCGTGTCCATGCGCCCAACCACTCGCCGTCGGCGTCCACCACCGCCACCTCGCCCAGCACCCAGTCGGGGATGGCGATGCGGCCGTCACGGGATGCAGCCACGCCGATCGGGAACGCGAGATCCTGGCCCTCCTCCAGCCCGCCCGCGCGCCACAGCTCCACCAGGCGGGGCGGCCGGCCGTCGCGTTCCCAGAGGCCCGGGCCGGCATTGGCCACCGTACGGACGCCCTCAGCCCGCGACTCGCACCTCGGGAGCAGGCGGTCCCCCGCGCAGGCGGCCAGGGCGGGGAGCAGGACCGCGACCGGCGCGGCAGGACGCAGCGACGTCGCCGTGCATGAGCTCTGATGGCGACGCATGCGCGCAAAGCTACGAACCGGCGCCCGACGGTACACACACCCAAGGGCCGCCGCGGTTGTGCTCGGCTGCGTGTCGCTCGCGCCGCTACGGCGCCTGCTGCAACGCCGCCGTCCCTCGCAGCTCCTCGTGCCGGATCAGCCCGCCCAGGTGGGCCGTCCAGCCCATCATCCCGCACGCGATGATGGCGAGCACCAGCGTGAGAACGGCGAAGCCGCGCGGCACCCCCTGGGCACGCCGGTAGCGGATCAGCCCGACCAGCGACACCAGCCCGACGATCGTCAGGACGACGGTGGCCAGGAACGAGAACTCCTCGTGCGCCTCCATGGTGTCGTGCTCCACGCCCGGCAGGCGCCGGACCATATGCTCCACCGGCTCGCCCGTGAGGTAGACCACCACACCCGAGAGCGCCACCAGGACGAGCAAGCCGAGGCTGACACGCAACACGTCCCGGCTGCGCATCACGAGGCCGACCGCCAGGAGCAGCGTGGCGATGATGACGCCGATCACCGGAACGTGGTTGAGCATGAGGTGGATTTGGGCCGCGTTCATGACGTGACTCCGCGTCGAGGGGCGTATCGTGACGAACAGCCCGACGCCGCCACGCCCGGGCGGCGCCGGCAGCCTCCGTCACCGTTGCGCCTTCCGGGCTGCCTGTCAACACCCGCGACCCCAGGGCTTCGACCCTGTCCGGGATCGAACGACGAGCACCGTCGAACGAGCGCGGAGGCGCCCCCGGCCGACGCCGCCTCCAGCCCGCACCACCGGCACACATCCTGCTCCGCTGTCCCTCAACCCCAGAAGGAGATCGGACCGATGGCCAGCACCGAACCGTTGGCGGGAACGGCGGCGGTGGATCGGACGTGGGTCGAGGTCGCGGACGGCGTTCGCATCACGCGCGC
Proteins encoded in this window:
- a CDS encoding urease accessory protein, whose amino-acid sequence is MRAAVRSIGAAALLLAAVPSVAAAHPDTTIPHGFLHGFEHPFSGWDHLLAMFAVGLWAAQRGGRAVWALPLTFVATMVVAGALAMSGVGLPGVEAGILASVFVLGLLIALAAKVPAAAAVALIALFAAFHGAAHGAEMPVGVGGFTYAAGFATATAGLHLAGAFLGIALQRGLRERQQVWVRLAGASVCAAGVAFLILGS